Genomic DNA from Bacteroides zhangwenhongii:
AATGTACTGAAGTTGGTATGTATCTTGCTATGAGTCGTCAGGCTGACCGTGAAGGTTATCCTGAAGTAGCTGAGGCTTTCAAGCGTTACGCTTGGGAAGAAGCCGAACACGCTGCTAAATTTGCAGAATTGTTGGGCGACTGCGTATGGGATACTAAAACGAACCTGCAGAAACGTAAAGACGCTGAACAAGGTGCATGCGAAGATAAAAAACGTATCGCAACCCGTGCTAAAGCTTTGAACTTGGATGCTATTCACGACACTGTACACGAAATGTGTAAAGACGAAGCTCGTCACGGTAAAGGTTTTGAAGGTTTGTACAACCGTTATTTCGGTGATAAATAATCAAGCCTCATAATAACTCTTAAAAGGTCTGTGTTCTCATACGAATGCAGACCTTTTTTGTTTATATTTGCTCGTCAACTTTTAAATGCCGCAATTATGAGAAAAGTACAACTGTTGTTAGTTTGTTTGATGTTTTCTGTAGTCGCTTTGGCTGCTGAAAAAGTAATTAAGTTGCCGAAACCCAACTTGAACCGTACAGGTTCGGTAATGAAAGCCTTGTCCGAACGGCATTCTACTCGGGAATTTGCTGCAAAGGCTTTGAGCTTGTCGGATCTTTCGGATTTATTATGGGCTGCTAATGGAGTTAACCGCAAAGACTCGGGTAAACGCACAGCTCCTTCTGCTTTGAATAAACAGGATGTGGATGTGTATGTTGTTTTACCGGAAGGAAGTTATTTGTATGATGCCCAAAATCATCAGTTGACTTTGGTTGCTGAAGGAGATTATCGCAGCGCAGTTGCAGGTGGGCAGGCTTTTGTGAAATCGGCGCCTGTCTCTTTGGTTCTGGTCAGTGATGTTTCTCGTTTCGGAGATGCAAAGAATACCCGTAACCAGTTGATGGGAGCTATGGATGCAGGAATCGTTTCACAGAACATTTCTGTCTTTTGTTCTTCCGCTAAATTGGCTACAGTGCCGCGTGCATCGATGGATGGCAATCAGTTGAAGAAAGTGCTAAAGCTAAAAGACAGTCAGATTCCCATGATGAATCATCCGGTAGGATATTTTAAATAAGAAATGCGGGGATATAAAAAAGTGACGATATCTTTATGGGATACCGTCACTTTTGATTTTACTTTAATAGAAATTCATCAATTGCTTTTTTGTAGGTTGCTTTATCGGCAGCTCCACGGAAAAGCTGTGGATCTCCTTTCATGGGGATGAATACGAACAAAGGGATACTTGTTGCATTGAACAGGGCTGCCAGTTCTTTCTGCTTGTCTACATTCACTTTATAGATAATTATCTTCCCTGCATATTCCTTTGCCAACTCTTTCATGATAG
This window encodes:
- a CDS encoding NADH peroxidase — encoded protein: MKKFRCTVCGYVYEGDAAPEKCPLCKAPASKFVEVVEVEGGALSFADEHVIGVAKGCDEEMIKDLNNHFMGECTEVGMYLAMSRQADREGYPEVAEAFKRYAWEEAEHAAKFAELLGDCVWDTKTNLQKRKDAEQGACEDKKRIATRAKALNLDAIHDTVHEMCKDEARHGKGFEGLYNRYFGDK
- a CDS encoding SagB/ThcOx family dehydrogenase; translated protein: MRKVQLLLVCLMFSVVALAAEKVIKLPKPNLNRTGSVMKALSERHSTREFAAKALSLSDLSDLLWAANGVNRKDSGKRTAPSALNKQDVDVYVVLPEGSYLYDAQNHQLTLVAEGDYRSAVAGGQAFVKSAPVSLVLVSDVSRFGDAKNTRNQLMGAMDAGIVSQNISVFCSSAKLATVPRASMDGNQLKKVLKLKDSQIPMMNHPVGYFK